The proteins below are encoded in one region of Lactuca sativa cultivar Salinas chromosome 3, Lsat_Salinas_v11, whole genome shotgun sequence:
- the LOC111914026 gene encoding cold-shock protein CS120 translates to MAQYGDQKYEGEGPQTDEYGNPIPKTDAYGNPLHSTTEKTKGEYGVTGHQGLGHATGATKSYQNKPSATPYSGSDIGTGTGAGYEGLGVAGHKQSSASTGMGTDIGTKTGTGYDQHSEEGYEKLVGAHSTDDHQKVSTTKAGGFAGGYGEGGETEEKKGVMENIKEKLPGCKNTDEHQRVSTTTVGGVGGGGYGEGETHEKKGVMEKIKEKLSGGQNTDGHQNVSTTTAGGIGSGYVEGGETHQKKGMTEKIKETLPGGHNTEEHQRVSSTTGGVGGGCYGEGGERHEKKGVMEKIKEKLPGNH, encoded by the coding sequence ATGGCACAATACGGAGATCAGAAATACGAAGGAGAAGGTCCGCAAACAGATGAGTATGGCAACCCAATTCCAAAAACTGATGCGTACGGAAACCCACTTCACTCTACCACCGAGAAAACCAAGGGTGAATATGGTGTAACTGGTCACCAGGGTCTAGGTCACGCCACCGGAGCAACTAAATCTTATCAAAACAAACCTAGCGCCACCCCTTATTCCGGCAGCGACATTGGCACAGGAACTGGTGCAGGCTACGAGGGACTTGGAGTCGCTGGTCACAAGCAATCTAGTGCCAGCACCGGCATGGGCACGGACATTGGCACTAAAACTGGGACAGGCTACGATCAACATAGCGAAGAAGGCTATGAGAAGCTTGTTGGTGCTCACAGCACAGACGATCATCAAAAGGTCTCCACAACAAAGGCTGGCGGCTTTGCTGGTGGTTATGGGGAAGGAGGGGAAACCGAAGAGAAGAAAGGGGTGATGGAGAATATCAAAGAAAAGCTTCCTGGTTGTAAAAACACAGACGAGCATCAAAGGGTTTCCACAACAACAGTAGGcggtgttggtggtggtggttatgggGAAGGGGAAACCCACGAGAAGAAAGGAGTGATGGAGAAGATCAAAGAAAAGCTTTCCGGTGGTCAAAATACAGATGGGCATCAAAACGTGTCCACAACAACAGCAGGCGGCATTGGTAGTGGTTATGTGGAAGGAGGGGAAACTCACCAGAagaaagggatgactgagaagaTCAAAGAAACGCTTCCCGGTGGTCACAACACAGAAGAGCATCAAAGGGTGTCCTCAACGACAGGCGGCGTTGGTGGTGGATGTTATGGGGAAGGAGGGGAAAGGCACGAGAAAAAAGGGGTGATGGAAAAGATCAAGGAGAAGCTTCCTGGAAATCATTAG